Within the Longimicrobiaceae bacterium genome, the region AGGGCGTGCGGCTCTGAGGGCCGCGTTGCCGGCGATCCGCGCCGTCGATGCGCCGACCGTGAAGGTTCTCGACGTGGCTACCGGTTCGGCCGACATCCCGTTGGCTCTGGTCCGACGGACCCGAGCGGAGGGGCTGCGCGTGCACGTGGTCGCGAGCGACCTGCACCCGGAGACGCTCTCGGTTGCGCGGGAGGTGGTAGCGGATGAACCGGCGATCGAAGTCGCCCGGGCGGACGCGCTCGACCTGCCCTTCGCGGACGCTGAGTTCCACGTGGCCATGTGCCATACTTCCCTCCACCACTTCGCGGACCGCGAGGCGCGGCAGCTACTCTCGGAGCTGGGGCGGGTGGCCAGCCACGCTGTCGTGGTCACAGACCTGGCTCGCGGCCGCCTGGCGGAGCTGGTGGTGCGCCTGCTCGCAGCCACCCTCTGGCGCGCCCACCCTGTGACGCGCCACGACAGCGTGGTGTCCATTCGAGCGGCATATACCGCCGACGAAGCAGCCGAGCTGGCCCGCGCCGCCGGGCTCGAGCAGATCCGGACGCGTCGCCACCTGTTCTTCCGCTTCTCGCTGGTTGCTGCCCCAGCCGCGAGGGGGAGATGAGGGCGTCGACCTTCGACGTGGTGGTGGTGGGCGCGGGTCCGGCCGGCTCGGCGACCGCCGCGCGGCTAGCCCGGGAAGGTTTTCGGGTGCTGCTGCTGGATCGCGCCACCTTCCCCCGGCCCAAACCCTGTGGCGAC harbors:
- a CDS encoding methyltransferase domain-containing protein; the encoded protein is MRTTRVPGSELMDRLDVASAALAEGLSDLRRVNRWFGGGRAALRAALPAIRAVDAPTVKVLDVATGSADIPLALVRRTRAEGLRVHVVASDLHPETLSVAREVVADEPAIEVARADALDLPFADAEFHVAMCHTSLHHFADREARQLLSELGRVASHAVVVTDLARGRLAELVVRLLAATLWRAHPVTRHDSVVSIRAAYTADEAAELARAAGLEQIRTRRHLFFRFSLVAAPAARGR